The window GGCCGGAGAAACGCCGGTGTATTTCCTGAACAGCCGTTCCATGGTCTTGAGCGTCATATTGTTCTCCGCCGCGATCCCGGAGATCTGCAGCCGCGGATCGGGGTAGTTCGTTTTCAGAAAGCCGATCAACCGGTTCAGCCGCGGTTCTCCGGCCGGCCGCGCCGGTTTCGAACCGAGAACGGCACGGGAGAGATTCAGCAGCAGCTGCAGGAAATTCGCATTCATCGCCAGCTCGAAATCGCTCTTTTTCTCCAGCCGTTCCCGCTTCATCGCCAGAAGGAGCGGCCGGATTGTGTCGAAGGCCCCGGCATTCAGGCAGGGGGGAGCCCCGGGAGCGGAGCTTCCGTCTGGGGAGGGGACGGAGTCGAGCAGCCGGCTGATCCCCGGGTCCGCCTCCGCTTTTTCCCAGGAGAACAGCAGCAGTTCCGGAAAGAAGAGCACATTGACCAGTTCAAAATTCCGGCAATCCGCATAACCGTGCGGACTTCCGGGGCGGACCACGAAGAAGTTTCCCTTGCCGAGCGGACATGAGCCGCCCGGATAAAGATGGCGTCCCGTTCCCTCCCGCACGATGACCAGCTCGTGAAAATCATGATAGTGCATCAGCTCCGAATCCGGGTTCCCCGGGTAACGGATCGATGAAATGGAGACGCCGCACCGGCCGTAGAAGTGCCAATGCGTCTCAACTTTCATGCAGGATGGGCTTTTACTTATCATGAATTGTCTGAAAAATCCAAAAGTATGGCTGAAAAAGTAAAGATTTTTGTTTTTACTCTAGTATAATATATAATAACGCCGGTATGAATTAAAAGCAAATAACGCCGGTATGAATTAAAAGCAAATCTTTATGGAGACATTCCAGCAGGGACAATTAGGGCGTTCAGTATAATAACGACTGTTGTTTTATAGACCTTTACCATAGGATGATTTGATTGCTATGAATCCATTCTCTATTCGCAATTACCGAGGCGCTCCGACTTTCTTCAAAAATAATACCCCCATTTTCCCATTACTTTTTTGGCAGACAGAAATCGAAGAAGAGGATGCAAGGGCGTTTTCTGCGGCAGGAATTGAACTCTTTAGCTTTTTTCGTTCTATTCCGCATTATGACCATCCATACTGGATTGGAGAGAATCAATACGATTACTCCAGAATTGACACAGCTTTGCGCCGCTTCCATCAATTACTTCCAAAGGCATACTGTATTCCACGTATATACGTTTCTGCCCCTGATTGGTGGTTGCAAGAACATCCGGAGGAGCGTTGTCGTTTTTTCAAAGAGGCGCCGGATTCCCGTTACGAAGGCCTTTTGCAAGGGACGTTGCATGAATCTTTTGCTTCAGAACGTTGGAAAAAAGAAATGGGAGAAGCGTTTAGACTTCTTATTCGCCATATTGCAGAAGCTGATTATGCCAGCTGTGTAATTGGAATTCATATCTGCAATGGCATTACCGGGGAATGGCATTGCTGGTCTCCGCAATTGCGGCCAGATACATCTCTTGCAATGGAACGTTATTATGGGCATCCCATTCCTCCGCCGGAAATGCGTGATCCGCAATATTATCGTATCCAGCAGAATACTGCCGTAGATGCGATTGATCATTTCTGCCAGATAGTCAAACAGGAAAGTGATTTTTTGACCGTTGTTTTTTACGGTTATATGCCAGATATGCCCAATTCAGCACAGTGGGGTATTGAAGGAGATCATCGCGCAGTATCCCGGTTGCTCAACCTGAAAAGTGTTGATATCCTTAGTGCACCACATTCTTATGAACGACGCGCGGTGGGTCAAGATGGGTATTTTCGCCATTATCCTGCAAGTGTGGCGCTCCATAACAAGCTTTTCATCGATGAGGGCGATGATCGTACTTGGCTTGACGGAAGAGTGAATAATGGTGTCGAATATGTTCCGGCGAAGGGTAGTCCTGTTGATTGTGAGGAGTCGCTGGCCATTCTCCGCCGTGAATTCGGAAACATGCTTACACATAATATCGGAATGTGGTTTATGGATCTGAATGGCGGTAATTTCCATGATAAAAAATTGATGGAGGAGATTGCCAGATTGAAGCGTTGGGGCGATTACAGTATGCGTCTCCCTCGGAAGCGTATCGCGGAGGTTGCAGTAATTATTTCTCCCGAAAGTGAATTCAATCTTCCGCCACGTGGTTGCGAAGGTAACCTTCTTTCTGAACAACTTTATAATATGCAGATCGGAGAACTTTGCCGCAGTGGAGTACCCTTTGATCTTTACCTGACCAGCGATCTTACTTCATTAGAATTAAAGAAGTACAAAATCATCGTTGGTTTGGATGTTCGTTTTCTATCTTCACAGGAGAATGCTCAGCTTACACGCCTGCTGAATTCTAACCAGTGCACATTTTTTTACTTCCGCCCTCCCGAAAATCCTCAGGAGGCATTCGTTTCTCTGCCGCCGGGCACAGAATTGATTCCGACAATTTCTGCGCGTGAGTTACGTACGCGGTTCGCCGAGGCAGGAGCTCACGTTTATCTCTCCTGCGATGATGTATTTTCCGTCTCGGAAAGCGCTATCATGATCCATGCAGTTACCACTGGAGATAAATGCCTGACTCTTCCGAGAAAACGACGACTCATTGATCTGATTTCGAATGAAGTGCAAATCGTAGATCGTCTTATGTTTCACATGCAACACGGCGAAACCAAGTTATTTTTACTGGAGAATCCATAGTGAGTCGTGACCGCGCAAGTAAAATGATCGGAATACGAGCATGACGATGGGTGGACAACAAAAAAACTCCTTACTGTAACGATTCACCAATACCGGAGCATGGAGGGACTACTGACAAAACATATGGAAATTATCAGTAACGTCGTTATCGGCGTTGGAAATTACAAATGTGTCTCACAACCTTTGGGACAATAACCAATTTTAAGGAGGAATACGAAATGTATCAGGTAAATAGAAAAGAATCCGTATGCTTCAGATCATCGGCGTTTCGTTTTTTTTACATTTTCTCCGCCGGGCGGGGAGGCGGCGGACACGCCCCCGCATACTGTCGTATAAGGCAGTTTACTCTTATTGAGCTGCTCGTTGTCATAGCGATCATCGCGATTCTGGCGGCGATGCTGCTGCCGGCGTTGAATAAAGCGCGGGAGAACGCCCGTACCACACAGTGCGTCAGCAATGTCAGGCAGCTCGGCACGGGCGTAACCATGTATGCGAACGACAACCGTGAACAGCTGCCCAAAACCGGTAAAAATTCCGACGGCGGCGCGACGCCGTGGAGTCTTTACGCCAGTGAAACCATCGGCCTGGGGCGCGTCAGTTCCTATGTCGGCGGGCCGCAGATCTGCGACGGAACGGACTCGCGTCCGCGGCCGCTGATCTTTCGCTGTCCTTCCGGCAACGGCGATCCCGAAGCGTGGATGCACAGCAGCAGACGCCGCACCGATTACCTGTTTCTCCGCGACAGCCAGACGGGCAATGTCTGCACCAGCTGGAGCTTCACGGGGCTGGGCAGGCCGTTGAACAAGCTCTCCCGCGAGATGCTGATCATCTGCTCGGCCGGAACCACGCTGTTGTGGCGCGATGCGTATATCTCCCACTCCAATCGGGAGGCGCCGCTCTTTCGCGCCAACGGCTCCGTGCGGAAAATCCGCGCAGCGGAGTACCAGAACGGCACCGGCAACGGCGGCATGGCCAAAATCGACGAACTCTGAGAAAAGGTGTTTCCATGCAAAAATTCTTCTGTCTTTTTATTCTTCTTCTGGCCGGAGCGCTTTCGGCTGCCGGGACGGCTCCGCGGCTCAATGAATTCGGCGCCCTGGAACTGGACGGCACTTCCT of the Victivallis lenta genome contains:
- a CDS encoding helix-turn-helix domain-containing protein, whose translation is MKVETHWHFYGRCGVSISSIRYPGNPDSELMHYHDFHELVIVREGTGRHLYPGGSCPLGKGNFFVVRPGSPHGYADCRNFELVNVLFFPELLLFSWEKAEADPGISRLLDSVPSPDGSSAPGAPPCLNAGAFDTIRPLLLAMKRERLEKKSDFELAMNANFLQLLLNLSRAVLGSKPARPAGEPRLNRLIGFLKTNYPDPRLQISGIAAENNMTLKTMERLFRKYTGVSPAAYLSGLRLEHAAELLKSPECSITETAFRCGFSNLAYFSRVFRQKYGLSPREYRHNSNALPPAAPRA
- a CDS encoding DUF1559 domain-containing protein codes for the protein MYQVNRKESVCFRSSAFRFFYIFSAGRGGGGHAPAYCRIRQFTLIELLVVIAIIAILAAMLLPALNKARENARTTQCVSNVRQLGTGVTMYANDNREQLPKTGKNSDGGATPWSLYASETIGLGRVSSYVGGPQICDGTDSRPRPLIFRCPSGNGDPEAWMHSSRRRTDYLFLRDSQTGNVCTSWSFTGLGRPLNKLSREMLIICSAGTTLLWRDAYISHSNREAPLFRANGSVRKIRAAEYQNGTGNGGMAKIDEL